The proteins below are encoded in one region of Nitrospira lenta:
- the pdxA gene encoding 4-hydroxythreonine-4-phosphate dehydrogenase PdxA: protein MPSKRSVSTQPSLPLLGITMGDPAGIGPEVIAKALAGREVQRLCLPLVIGSVSVMERTVKKLGLKLAVVPVQGHDPVPPKGNAVAVLDPMEKPLKKFALGIAAAETGAASVEFIKKAVHLAEIGCIDGIVTAPINKEAINMAGCHYPGHTELLADLTRAKESGMMIVGGPLRIMFVTTHVAIKDLSKLLTQAKIEKAIRLAHRALTDLYGIKKPRIGVAALNPHAGEHGLFGNEEARVILPAARAAQAQGIMASDPQPADTLFGKAVKGQYDGIVAMYHDQGLIPLKLVAFGTCVNLTVGLPIIRTSVDHGTAFDIVGKGVADPGSLVEAMTLAARIAQNRAMARVK from the coding sequence ATGCCTTCTAAACGTTCAGTCAGCACGCAACCGTCATTGCCCCTGCTTGGGATCACGATGGGCGATCCCGCCGGGATCGGTCCGGAGGTGATCGCCAAAGCGCTGGCGGGTCGAGAGGTGCAGCGCCTCTGTTTGCCGCTGGTGATCGGGTCTGTGTCGGTCATGGAGCGGACCGTCAAGAAGTTAGGGCTCAAGCTGGCGGTGGTGCCGGTGCAGGGTCACGATCCCGTTCCGCCGAAGGGGAATGCCGTGGCCGTGCTTGATCCGATGGAGAAGCCACTGAAGAAATTTGCATTAGGCATCGCGGCGGCGGAAACCGGCGCGGCCTCCGTCGAGTTCATCAAGAAAGCCGTGCATCTGGCGGAAATCGGCTGTATCGACGGTATCGTCACGGCGCCGATCAATAAAGAAGCCATCAACATGGCGGGCTGTCACTACCCGGGCCATACCGAACTGCTAGCGGATCTGACTCGCGCCAAAGAATCCGGCATGATGATCGTCGGCGGGCCGCTGCGCATCATGTTCGTGACGACGCATGTGGCGATCAAGGATTTGTCCAAGCTCCTGACGCAGGCGAAGATTGAAAAGGCGATTCGACTCGCCCATCGGGCGCTTACCGATCTCTATGGCATCAAGAAGCCCAGAATCGGAGTCGCCGCATTGAACCCCCATGCCGGTGAACATGGGCTCTTCGGTAATGAGGAGGCCCGAGTGATTCTTCCTGCCGCCCGTGCCGCGCAGGCGCAGGGGATCATGGCCAGCGATCCACAGCCGGCCGATACGCTATTCGGGAAAGCGGTCAAGGGGCAGTATGACGGTATCGTGGCGATGTATCATGACCAGGGTTTGATCCCATTGAAGCTCGTGGCGTTCGGGACCTGCGTGAACTTGACGGTCGGACTCCCGATCATCCGCACCTCCGTCGATCACGGCACGGCGTTCGATATTGTCGGGAAAGGCGTGGCTGATCCCGGCAGCCTGGTGGAAGCGATGACGCTGGCCGCCAGGATTGCCCAAAATCGTGCGATGGCGCGCGTCAAATAG
- a CDS encoding sodium:calcium antiporter, translated as MTLLFYVLLFLVSVAVTLGGCSLFTNAIEWLGKRLGISEGAVGSIFAAIGTTLPETSIPVIAIFFGKSQQEADVGLGAILGAPFMLSTLVLPILALLLILFARAGKRSAQFHLNYGEVRTDLTFFTVGYAVALGCVFIPSHAVHVAAAIGLMGLYIYYMKIKFSAEDEDGGEGSLDPLVFAKRAQTPSYTMIGLQAVAGLGGLIAGAHLFVTAAETVATTFAVSPLILALLIAPLATELPEMSNSFLWLYRKKDRLAIGNVTGAMVFQGTFPVSVGLIGTEWALAPSAMLTMVLAMVAAGLCLLQILVGGRWQPALLGAGAILYVGYTVYLYAF; from the coding sequence GTGACTCTGCTGTTCTATGTGCTGTTGTTTCTCGTGTCAGTGGCCGTCACGCTGGGCGGATGTAGCTTATTCACCAATGCCATCGAGTGGCTGGGGAAGCGGCTCGGTATTTCCGAAGGCGCGGTCGGCAGCATTTTTGCGGCAATCGGAACCACCTTGCCGGAAACGTCGATTCCCGTCATCGCGATTTTTTTCGGGAAGAGTCAGCAGGAAGCGGACGTCGGTCTGGGCGCGATCCTCGGAGCCCCGTTCATGCTCAGTACGCTGGTACTGCCGATTCTCGCCCTGCTGCTGATCTTGTTTGCCCGCGCCGGCAAGCGGTCGGCGCAGTTCCATTTGAATTACGGTGAGGTTCGGACGGATCTGACGTTTTTTACGGTCGGCTACGCCGTCGCGCTGGGCTGCGTGTTCATTCCCTCCCATGCGGTCCATGTGGCGGCGGCGATCGGATTGATGGGTCTCTACATCTACTACATGAAGATCAAATTCAGCGCCGAGGATGAAGACGGTGGCGAAGGATCGCTGGACCCGCTGGTGTTTGCCAAACGAGCTCAGACGCCGTCGTATACGATGATCGGGCTGCAAGCGGTGGCCGGTCTCGGTGGATTGATTGCGGGGGCGCACTTATTTGTGACCGCCGCGGAGACCGTGGCGACCACGTTTGCGGTTTCCCCGCTGATTCTGGCGTTGCTCATTGCTCCGCTGGCGACGGAATTGCCGGAAATGTCGAACAGTTTTCTCTGGCTCTATCGGAAAAAAGATCGTCTGGCGATCGGGAATGTCACCGGAGCCATGGTGTTCCAGGGGACCTTTCCTGTCTCGGTGGGGTTGATCGGAACTGAGTGGGCGCTGGCCCCGTCAGCGATGCTCACCATGGTCTTGGCCATGGTCGCGGCAGGCCTTTGCCTGCTCCAAATTCTCGTCGGCGGTCGATGGCAGCCCGCGCTGCTGGGCGCTGGCGCCATCCTGTATGTGGGGTATACGGTGTATCTCTATGCCTTCTAA
- the larC gene encoding nickel pincer cofactor biosynthesis protein LarC, with amino-acid sequence MGRRLHVDCFSGVSGDMVLGALVDVGLSLATLRTELKRLKLAGYRLEQRQVHRGALHATKITVAIQRGFDRPLTLSRIHKILTDSTLPAVVKEQSRTVFDHLAEAEGQAHRVEKRDVHFHEVGVIDSFIDVVGGILGCHLLGVTTVTASPVNVGAGTIRTAHGLLPVPGPAVAALAKGIPIYSDGPRCELATPTGMALLRTLATSFGAMPVLESAQVGYGAGDADPEGWPNALRVFLADETAASGRPTDRVVQVETNLDDLNPQAYEHVMAQLFAVGALDVALIPVIMKRSRPGVILSCLAPRTSIDAVVEVVLQETTALGVRIQELDRQVLPRRFVTVAVPGGSVRMKVGEVGAGWEKAAPEYVDCQKIAVRTGRPLKDVMDEARVAYSRLALRKGKKGQRS; translated from the coding sequence GTGGGACGACGGTTGCATGTCGATTGTTTCTCGGGCGTGAGCGGGGACATGGTGCTCGGCGCTCTCGTCGATGTCGGACTTTCGCTGGCCACGCTACGGACCGAACTGAAACGTCTGAAATTAGCGGGATATCGTCTTGAACAGCGGCAGGTGCACCGCGGGGCGTTGCATGCAACCAAGATTACGGTGGCAATCCAACGCGGATTCGATCGCCCGCTCACGCTTTCCCGCATTCACAAGATTCTGACGGACAGCACTTTACCGGCGGTGGTGAAAGAACAGAGCCGGACGGTGTTCGACCATCTGGCGGAGGCCGAAGGGCAAGCCCATCGAGTCGAAAAGCGCGATGTCCATTTTCATGAAGTCGGTGTGATCGATTCGTTTATCGACGTCGTAGGGGGCATATTGGGCTGTCATCTGCTGGGAGTCACGACGGTCACCGCTTCGCCGGTAAATGTCGGCGCCGGGACGATACGAACTGCTCACGGGTTGCTCCCGGTTCCCGGACCGGCCGTTGCCGCGCTTGCGAAGGGCATTCCCATCTATTCGGACGGGCCACGCTGCGAATTGGCGACGCCGACGGGGATGGCGCTGTTGCGTACGCTGGCGACTTCGTTCGGAGCAATGCCCGTGCTTGAGTCTGCGCAAGTCGGGTACGGTGCCGGCGATGCCGATCCTGAGGGGTGGCCCAATGCGCTCCGGGTCTTTCTGGCCGATGAGACAGCGGCCAGCGGGCGGCCGACCGACCGAGTGGTGCAGGTCGAAACCAATCTTGATGATCTGAACCCTCAAGCCTACGAGCACGTGATGGCGCAGTTGTTTGCTGTGGGCGCGCTCGATGTGGCGTTGATTCCCGTCATTATGAAACGCAGCCGGCCCGGCGTCATCCTGAGTTGTCTCGCGCCACGCACATCTATCGATGCGGTGGTGGAGGTCGTCTTGCAGGAAACCACGGCGTTGGGTGTCCGGATTCAGGAGCTCGACCGGCAGGTGCTCCCGCGGCGATTTGTAACGGTTGCGGTACCCGGCGGATCGGTGCGGATGAAAGTCGGCGAGGTCGGAGCCGGGTGGGAAAAGGCGGCGCCGGAATATGTCGATTGCCAGAAGATTGCCGTTCGAACCGGCCGTCCGTTGAAAGATGTCATGGATGAGGCGCGCGTGGCGTACTCTCGGTTGGCGCTGCGGAAGGGCAAGAAGGGACAACGCTCGTGA